GCGCGCTCGAACTGTTGCTGCCGGAGGCGGACGAGCCGGTCGAGGAATCGCCGTAGAGCTTCGCCGCGCGATCCTCGAACGCGCCGATCATCTTGCGCAGCGCGCGGTCGAAGACCTGGCCGGCGATCATCTCGAACATGCGGTTCTTGAATGCGAAGTCGACGCAGAAATCGACCAGACACCCCCCTGCCCATCCGGCCGGAATTTCCAGTCGTTGCTGAGGTATTGCAGCGGTCCGTCGACGTAATCGACATGGATATGCTCGGGCCGCGTCTTCTGAACCCGCGAGGTGAAGCTCTCGCGCAGGCCCTTGAAGCCGACGATCATGTCGGCGACCATCTCGTTCTCGCTGTCCGAGCGCACCCGGATAGCGCTGACCCACGGCAGGAATTCGGCGTACGAGCGCACGTCGGCCACCAGGTCGAACATCTGCTCCGGCGTATAGGGCAGGTGCCGGGTTTCGTTATGCTTTGGCAAGCTTCGCCTCGCGTGCCGCGCGCATCTTCGCGAAGTCGTCGCCGGCGTGGTAGCTCGACCGCGTCAGTGGCGACGAGGCGACCAGCAAAAAGCCCTTCGCCCGTCCGATCGCGGCATAGGCGTCGAACGCCGCCGGGGTCACGAAATCCTGCACCTTGGCGTGGCGCGGCGTCGGCTGGAGATATTGGCCCATCGTCAGGAAATCGATGTCGGCGCTGCGCATGTCGTCCATCACCTGATGGACCTCCAGTCGCTCTTCGCCGAGACCCAGCATGATACCCGACTTGGTGAAGATCGACGGGTCGAGCTTCTTGACCGACTCCAGCAGCCGCAGCGACGCATAGTAACGCGCGCCCGGACGGATCGTCGGGTAGAGCCGCGGCACGGTTTCCAGATTGTGATTGTACACATCAGGCCGCGCCGCAACGATCGCCTCGACCGCGGCCTCGTGCTTGTTGCGGAAATCGGGGGTCAGGATCTCGATCGTCGTGGTCGGGTTCGCCTTGCGTACCGCCTCGATCACCTTGACGAACTGCGATGCACCGCCGTCGGGCAGGTCGTCGCGGTCGACCGAAGTGATGACGATATGATTGAGCCCCATCTGCGCCGCCGCATCCGCGACGTTGTTGGGCTCGTTCACGTCGACCTTGCGCGGCATGCCCGTCTTGACGTTGCAGAAGGCGCAGGCACGCGTGCAGGTGTCGCCCAGGATCATGACGGTCGCATGCTTCTTCGACCAGCATTCGCCGATGTTCGGGCAAGCCGCTTCCTCGCAGACCGTCGTCAGGCTTTTCGAGCGCATCAGCGCGCGCGTCGCGGCGAAACCGGCGCTGGTCGGGGCCTTGACGCGGATCCAGTCGGGCTTGCGCTGGCGTTCCGGGCGGGCGAGCGGACTCATCTCGTTCATCGCGCGCGAGATAGCCATCGCGGGCGCGTCCGACAATGGTGGAACCGAAGCCGGCAACATATGTTGCCAGCCCGATGCGGGCTTGACGCCCGCCAACGATAGAGGATTTGCATGACCCATTTCTCCGATCTGGTCGACGGCTACTACCGGTTCCGCGGCGGCGAGTGGCTGGAGGAACGCGAACGCTGGAGCGAGCTTGCGGCCGGTCAAAGTCCCAAGGTGATGATCATCGCCTGCTCCGACAGTCGCGTGGACCCGGCCACCATCTTCGGGTCACGCCCGGGGGAGGTCTTCGTGGTGCGCAATGTCGCCGCGCTGGTACCGCCGTTCGACGAATCGGGCGGCCTCCATGGCGTCTCGGCCGCGCTGGAATTTGCCGTCACCAAATTGAAAGTCGAAGAGATACTGGTGCTGGGTCACGGCGCTTGCGGCGGCGTGAACGCGGCGCTCACACAGAGCCTGGCCGATGCAAAACCCGGCGAAGGCGGGTTCGTGGCCGAATGGATCGGCCTGCTCGACGACGCGCGCGAGAAGGTCGTGGCGCAGCACGGCGTGTCGGATGCCGGGCAGACCGCACTGGAGCAGGAGGGCGTCCGCGTCTCGATCGAGAACCTCAAGACCTTCCCGTTCGTGCAGAAGGGGCTGGAAGACGGCTCGCTCAGTATCCATGGCGCCGTCTTCGCGATCGCCGACGGCAAGCTGCGGGTGCTCGAGGGCGACGATCAGTTCGTCCCGGCATGACGGCCCGGCGGGGCGCCCCCGATCAGGCGCCTCGCCATCGCCAGAGGAGCAGCGGCCGGCACAGCAGCACGCCGAGCAGGAAGCCGCCGATGTGCGCCGCCGCGGCGATCGGCATTCCCGCCTGTGCGCTCAGCACGCCGATCGCAAGATTCAGGACGGTCCAGGCGGCGAGCAGCCACAGCACGTGAAGCAGCCAGCCAGGCAGCGGGCCGAGATCGCGCGTCTTCTGCCGCCCATAGAGCAGCGCATAAGCCCCGACGATCGCCGACGCCGCGCCGCTCGCCCCGATCATCGGCACGGGTGACTGCGGCCCGACCGCCCATTGCGCGACACAGGCCGCATAGGCGCCGAGCAGGTAGAGGATCATGACTCCGCGACTGCCCAGCGCGCGTTCGGTGGCGATCCCGCAATAGACGAGCGTGACGAGGTTGAAGGCAAGATGCAGCGGTCCGGCGTGGACCAGCGTGGCGCTCAGCGGGGTCAGGCTGACGGGAAACAGCCCAGGCACGTCACCGGCAAACCCCAGGCTGGCGCGCGCCGGCATGAAACCAGCGTAAAGCGCTGCGTGCTGCTCAAGCCCGAACAGTGTCACGATCAGGCTGACGATCGCGGTGATCCCCGCGATCGCGATCGTGGCGGGGGCGCCCCTAAACAGATACATCGACAAATCCGTTCGTCCTGAGCTTGTCGAAGGACCGTCCTACGACACGCCCGCGCGTTGCCCGCGGCACAGAGTAGAGTGCTTCGACAAGCTCAGCACGAACGGGGGTGTGACCTCAAATTCAGATGAATTCGATCTTGTTGACCAGATAATATCGGTCGCCCGCCGGCACCGATACCTCGACCTCGTCATCGACCTTGCGTCCGATCAGCGCGCGGCCGAGCGGCGAGTTATAGCTGATACGACCGGTTTTCGCGTCCGCTTCGGTCTGGCCGACGATCTGATATTTGATCGGCTTGTCGTCCTCGTCGAGCAGAGTGACGGTCGCGCCGAACACGACCTTGTCGCCCGACAGGTCCTTGGGATCGATGATCTGCGCCCGGGACAGCTTGTCCTCGATGTCGGCGATCGACGCCTCGATCTGGCCCTGCCGTTCCTTTGCCGCATGATATTCGGCGTTTTCGGACAGGTCGCCGTGCGCGCGCGCTTCCTCGATCGCATCGACGATCTGCGGCCGTTCTTCCTTCAGACGCTTCAGATCGGCGTGGAGCTTCTCATAGCCCTCGGCCAGCATCGGCATCTTCTCGACGGTCGCCATGTCCTTAATTCCTCAACGCCCCTTTCCCCAAGCGACCTCCCTGAAAGGCCGCCCGCACATCAACCAGCTTGTGGGGATCAGTTGTGCGACTGCGAATAATAGGCCTGCAGGGGCCGTACTTCAAGGGAGGTGCGTGCCAGCGCCGCGATCGCCTGCGCCGCCGCCACGCTCGCCGAAGCGGTCGTGAAATACGGTACCTTCTGCGCGAGCGCCGACTTGCGGATATCCTGGCTGTCCTTGAGCGACTGCCAGCCTTCGGTCGTGTTGAAGATCAGCGCCACATCGCCGTCGCGGATGCGATCGACGATGTTCGGGCGGCCCTGCGCGACTTTCAGCACCGGCTCCACGGTCACGCCGTTCGCCAGCAGATAATCCGCCGTGCCGCCGGTCGCGATGATGGTGAAACCCTGTTCGGCCAGGATGCGCACGCCCGGCAGGACGACCGGCTTGTCGCTATCCTTGACGCTGACGAACACCGTGCCGCCCTTTGGCAGGACCGTCCCCGCCCCGAGCTGCGCCTTGGCAAAGGCGATGTCGAAATCGCGATCGATTCCCATGACTTCGCCGGTCGACTTCATTTCCGGTGACAGGACCGGATCGACGCCGGGGAAGCGGTTGAACGGGAAGACGGCTTCCTTGACCGCGATATGGCCTTGCGCCGTGTTGATCTTCGGCAGATCAGCCAGCTTCTCGCCGGCCATCACGCGGCTTGCGATCTTTGCGATCGGCGATCCCACCGCCTTGGCGACGAACGGCACCGTGCGGCTGGCGCGCGGGTTGACCTCGATGAGGTACACGACGCCGTCCTTCACCGCGAACTGGATATTCATCAGTCCGACGACGCCCAGCGCGCGGGCTAGGCTATCGGCCTGCCGCTCGATCTCGGCGATCAAGTCGGCGGGCAGGCTGTACGGCGGCAGGGTGCAGGCGCTGTCGCCAGAGTGCACGCCGGCTTCCTCGATATGCTGCATCACGCCGGCCACGACCACATCGGTGCCGTCGCAGATCGCATCGACGTCGACTTCGATCGCGTCGCGCAAATAGCTGTCGATCAGCACCGGCGAGTCGCCCGACACCTGCACCGCGGTCTGGATATAGTTGTCGAGCTGGGCGACGGTATCGACCACTTCCATGGCGCGCCCGCCGAGCACATAGCTCGGGCGCATCAGCACCGGGTAACCGATCCGCTCGGCCACCGCGATCGCCTCTTCACGGCTGCGCGCGATGCCGTTGGCCGGCTGCTTGAGGCCGAGCTTGGCGACGAGGGCTGCAAAGCGCTCGCGGTCCTCCGCCAGATCGATCGCGTCCGGGCTGGTCCCCAGGATCGGGATGCCGGCGGCTTCCAGCGCCTTGGCGAGGTTGAGCGGCGTCTGCCCGCCGAACTGGACGATCACGCCGACCAGCTCGCCCGACTGCTGTTCGACGTGCAGGATCTCCAGCACGTCCTCGGCGGTCAGCGGCTCGAAATAGAGGCGGTCGGACGTGTCATAGTCGGTGCTGACCGTTTCCGGGTTGCAGTTGACCATGATCGTCTCGAAGCCTGCGTCCGCCAGCGCGAAGCAGGCGTGGCAGCAGCAGTAATCGAATTCGATCCCCTGCCCGATCCGGTTCGGACCACCGCCCAGGATCACGATCTTGCGCCGATCCGACGGCATCGCCTCGTTCTCGGGTTCGCCGAAGCTGGGCGCTTCGTAGGTCGAGTACATGTACGGCGTCTTGGCGTCGAATTCGGCCGCGCATGTGTCGATCCGCTTGAAGACCGGACGCACGCCCAGCTTCAGACGGTGCTCGCGCACCTCATCCTCAGTGACGCCACCGGTCATCGCCTTGACCGCTTCGTGGATCAGGCCCGACCCGCGCGCGATGCCGCGCTGCATGCCGCGCAGATTGGCCGACTGCAGCGCCAGCCACGCCAGACGCTTGTCGCTGAAGCCCATCGCCTTCAGCCGGCGCATGCCGACCGCGTCGATCGGCAGGCCGTTGGTGCAGACTTCCTTCTCGGCCTCGACGATCTCGGCGATCCGCTCCAGGAACCAGGGATCGAACTTGGCGATCGCGTGGACTTCGGCAACCGTGAAGCCTTCGCGCAGCGCCTGCGCCGCGACCAGCAAACGGTCGGGCGTCGCGACGGCGAGCGCCGCCTCGATCTCCTCGCGCGGGCGGCCGGCGATCCGGTCGACCGTGTTGAAGCCGCTCAGGCCCGTCTCAAGTCCACGCAGCGCCTTCTGCATCGATTCGTGGATGTTGCGGCCGATCGCCATGACTTCGCCGACCGACTTCATCGCGGTGCCCAGCGTCGCTTCGGCGCCCTTGAACTTCTCGAAGGCGAAGCGCGGGATCTTGGTGACGACGTAATCGATCGTCGGCTCGAACGACGCCGGCGTCGCGCCGGTGATGTCGTTGGTGATTTCATCGAGCGTATAGCCGACCGCCAGTTTCGCCGCGACCTTGGCGATGGGGAAGCCGGTGGCCTTCGACGCCAGCGCCGACGAGCGGCTGACGCGCGGATTCATCTCGATGACGATCAGGCGGCCGTCCTTCGGATTGACCGAGAACTGTACGTTCGAACCGCCTGTTTCGACGCCGATTTCCCGGAGGACCGCGATCGATGCATTACGCATGATCTGATATTCCTTGTCGGTCAGCGTCAGCGCCGGGGCGACCGTGATCGAGTCGCCCGTATGGACGCCCATCGGGTCGATATTCTCGATCGAACAGACGATGATCGCGTTATCCGCACGGTCGCGGACCACCTCCATCTCATATTCCTTCCAGCCGAGCAGCGATTCCTCGATCAGCACTTCGGTGGTCGGCGACAGGTCCAGCCCCTTGCGGACGATCTCGACGAACTCCTCGCGGTTGTAGGCGATGCCCCCGCCGGTGCCGCCCAGCGTGAAGCTCGGACGGATGACGGCGGGCAGGCCGGTGAACTCCAGCCCTTCCAGCGCCTCTTCCAGCGTGTGCGCGATGGCCGAACGGGCGCTTTCCAGCCCGATCTTGGTCATGGCTTCCTTGAACTTCTGGCGGTCCTCGGCCTTGTCGATCGCCTCGGCATCGGCGCCGATCATCGTGACGCCGAACTTTTCCAGCGTGCCGTCGTGGAACAGCGCCAGCGCGGTGTTCAGCGCGGTCTGCCCGCCCATCGTCGGCAGGACGGCGTCGGGCCGCTCCTTCTCGATGATCTTGGCGACCACCTCGGGCGTGATCGGCTCGACATAGGTCGCGTCGGCCAGATCCGGATCGGTCATGATCGTCGCCGGATTGCTGTTCACCAGGACGATGCGATAGCCCTCTTCCTTCAGCGCCTTGATCGCCTGCGTGCCCGAATAATCAAACTCGCACGCCTGCCCGATAATGATCGGACCCGCGCCGATGACGAGAATGGAGGAGATGTCGGTGCGTTTTGGCATTAGGAGTTAATCACTTTCCAAATGACGTCGAGCAGCTTCTTCGCCAACTCACCAATTGCGGCGCCACTAAATTTCTCAGCTAAATATCTTAGCGGAGTGGCCAAAACACCGACCAGAGCCTCTAAACGAACCCGCCTTGATCGAATGACGCTTTTACCAGCTTCAAACTCTGCTACGATACGATCCTTTTGATCGCCTAAGGCACTCCCCGCTTCGTTAGACTGTGCTATTTCGCGACCGATCTCGTCTAACCCGTCCGCAATGGAGCTTCGCTGATTATCTGTGAGAGTAACTACTCTATCGGAAGCAGGCACTCCCTCCACGGGATTTTCGCTTTTAAGCAAAGCTCGAATAAGTGTTTCGGCCGCCTCCCAGCCCTTTGCAGTCAGCGTGTAATACGGCCCGTCTTCATCATATGACGACTCGTTCACCAGGCTGTCCTCATCTAGTGAGGCCATTACTTTCCGCAGGAAAACCTTACCGACCTTTGACCCGATAAGCTGCTGTATTTCCTGGATGCCATAGTACTCTTGAGAGTCGCTGACGTAACTCGCGCGATATATCGCAGTGAGCGCCTCATTTCGCGCCGAGTTGAAGGAAAGGAACACGTCAGCCACGAGCTTCACTCACAAACCGCTCGAACAGATAAAAGCTATCCTGCGGCCCCGGGCTGGCCTCGGGGTGGTACTGCACCGAAAACGCCTTGCGGTCGGTCAGCTCCAGCCCGGCGTTGCTGCCGTCGAACAGCGACACGTGAGTTTCGCGCGCGTTGGCGGGCAGGCTGTCGCGTTCGACAGCGAAGCCGTGGTTCATCGACGTGATCTCGACCGCGCCGTCCTCCAGCCGCTTGACCGGATGGTTGGCCCCGCGGTGGCCCTGGAACATCTTGGTCGTGCGCGCGCCGACTGCGAGCGCGAGCAGCTGGTGGCCCAGGCAGATGCCGAACAGCGGCTTGGTCGTAGCGAGCAGCTGCTGGATCACCGGCACCGCATATTCGCCGGTCGCGGCAGGATCGCCTGGGCCGTTCGACAGGAAAATGCCGTCCGGGTTCAGCGCCATGATCTCGTCATAGGTCGCGGTCGCAGGGACCACCGATACCTTAGCTCCCGCCTTAACAAGGTTGCGGAAGATATTGTGTTTGCTGCCGTAATCGATCGCGACGACGTGCGGGCGAAAACCGGCTTTGGTGTGAACTTCGTGACCTTCGCCATCATAGCCGAAACCCAGCCGCCACACGCCGCCGGCGCGGTCCTCGCCCCAGCCGCCATGCGTCTCGCGCGTCACCGCCTTGGCGAGGTCCATGCCCTCCAGCCCCGGCCATTCGCGCGCCATCTGCTGGAGCAGCGACACGTCGAACTCGCCGCTGGCCGAATGCGCGATCACCCCGTTCGGCGCCCCGCCGACACGGATGCGGCGGGTCAGCGCACGGGTGTCGATGCCCGCCAGGCCGATCCGCGCATGCTTCTTCATCCAACGGTCGAGATGTTCGGCCGAACGGAAGTTGGACGGCTCGGTCACATCCTCGCGCACGATCATGCCGAGCGCATGGGGGTTGTCCGCCTCTACGTCGTCGGGGTTCGCGCCGACGTTGCCGATGTGCGGGAAGGTGAAGCAGATCATCTGGCCCGCAAACGACGGGTCGGTCATGATCTCCTGATATCCGGTCATCGCCGTGTGAAAGCACACTTCGCCGACCGCCTGGCCTTCGGCGCCGAATCCTCGGCCCCACACGACCTCGCCGGATGCGAGGACTAGGACGCCGGTGGCGCCTTCGGGCACGGCGATGGGATCGGCGGCAGCCATGTCGGGCGGTCACTCCTGCGTCGGTTGTTGCAATGTCGCTAAGGCGCCGCCGCTAGGCCCCCTCGCCCGATCCGTCAACCGGCGGTATGGGCTTTCCCCATGATTCGTGACGATATCAAAGCCGCCCAGATCGCCGCCATGAAAGCCGGCGACAAGGATTCCCGCAACGCGATCAGCCTGATCCAGGCCGCGATCAAGAACCGCGACATCGAAGCGCGCACCGGAAAGGCGCCCGACAGCGACGACGCGCTGGTGGTCGAAGTGCTGCAGAGGATGGTGAAGCAGCGCCGCGAATCGATCGAGATGTACGAGAAAGGCGGCCGACCGGAACTGGCTGCAGCCGAGGCAGCCGAAGTCGCGGTGATCGAGCGTTTCCTGCCGGCAGTCATGTCGGACGCTGAAACGACCGCAGCGATCGAGGCGATCAAGGCCGAGATTGGCGCGGCCGGCATGAAGGACATGGGCCGCGTAATGGCGGAACTGAAGGCGCGCCACGCGGCGAACCTCGATATGGCGAAGGCGAGCGGGCTGGTGAAGGCGGCACTGGGGTAAGTCATCGCGGCCTGGCCCTAGACTACGCTCGGGACGAACGGATGGGGTGGGCCCGCGCCCGACACTGACACCGTTCGTCCCTAGCGAAGTCGAAGGACAGGCCAACCCCCCTTTCCTCTCGACTCGAATCGCCCCCGTCTGTCACAGCGTAGCGATGGCGTTCTGGACCTATATTCTGCGGTGCGCCGATGGCCGACACGATACCGGCCATACCGACAACCTCGACGGCCGGATCGCGGAGCATGACGCTGGCGGATATTGCGACGTCACAGCACGCCGCCAGCCAGCGATGCCGGTTTGCTTCCAAGATTTCCCGACACGGATCGAGGCGCTCGAAGCCGAACTCTCCATCAGTCCGTGGGCGCGCAAGAAGAAAGAGGCGCTGATCGCCGGTGATTGGGCCGCGCTGTCCTACTGGGCAAAGCCCCCCGCTGAGCGTCGCTCGACGTCGCTCGGGACGAACGGCGGGCAGGATGAGGCGGTGTCGAACCATCTGTTCGTCCCGAGCAAAGTCGAGGGGCCGTCTTACCCATGACCCTCACGCCCCAATTCCTCGACGAACTCCGCACTCGCACGCTCCTCTCGTCGCTCATCGGCAAGACCACGAAGCTGCAAAAGGCCGGCCGCGAGTTTCGCGCCTGCTGCCCGTTCCACAACGAAAAGTCGCCAAGCTTCTACGTCAACGACGACAAGGGCTTCTATCACTGCTTCGGGTGCGGGGCGCATGGCGACGCCATCCGCTGGCTGACCGACAACCGGGGCCTGCCGTTCATGGATGCGGTGAAGGAACTTGCCCAGGCCGCGGGCATGGAGCTGCCGGCGCTCGATCGTCGTGCCGCGGCGAAGGCGGAAAAGGCGAAGGGGCTGCACGAGGCGATGGCGGACGCCGCCACGTGGTTCACCGAGCAGCTCCACGGCATCGCCGGCACCGAAGCGCGCGCGGCGTTGGAGGCCCGCGGGATCCGGGCCGAAACGGCGCGGACGTTCGGCCTTGGCTTCTCCCCCGATTCGCGCGGCAAGCTGAAGGATGCCCTGAAAGGCTACGGCGACGCGATGTTGGTCGAGGCCGGTCTGCTGATCGCTGTCGACGACAAGACGCCCTACGACCGCTTCCGCGGACGGTTGATGATTCCGATCCGCGATCCGCGCGGGCGGACGATCGCGTTCGGCGGGCGCATCATCGGCCAGGGTGAGCCGAAATATCTCAACTCGCCGGAGACGCCGCTCTTCGACAAGGGGCGCACGCTCTACAATCTAGACCGCGCCCTGCCCGCCGCCCGCAAGTCCGAGCGGGTCATCGCGGTCGAGGGCTATATGGATGTCATCGCACTCGCCCAAGCCGGGTTCGAGGAAGCCGTCGCGCCGCTCGGAACCGCGCTGACGGAGCACCAGCTCGAACGGCTGTGGCGAATTGCGGACGTACCGATCCTGTGCTTCGACGGCGATGCGGCCGGGCAGAAGGCGGCGATGCGTGCGGCGATGCGTGCGCTGCCGATGCTCGCGCCAGGGCGCAGCCTGTGCTTTGTCACGATCCCCGACGGACAGGACCCGGACGATCTCGTCCGTGCGAAGGGGCCGGCGGCATTCGACGCCTTGCTGCGCCAGAGCGAGCCTCTGGTCGACCGTTTGTGGACGCACGAGCTGAACGCCGAACCGCTCGATACGCCGGAGCAGCGGGCCGGGCTGAAACGACGACTCGGCGATTTGGCGCAGGCGATCCAGGATCGCAGCGTCGCCGAGGAATATCGCGCCGAGTTCCGGCGCCGTTTCGACGCGCATTTCGCGCCTGCCCCGCGCAGCTTCACCCCGCGCGCGCCGCGCAGGCCCGGTCAGAAATGGACGCCCCCGCCCGAGCCCCCCTCCTCCACGGCTCGCGCGGTCGGCACCACGGGGATCGACCGAGTGCTCGCCAAGGCAATCATCGCCGGTCTCATTCGTCATCCGGCCGAGATCGCCCGTCACATGGAGGTTCTCAGCAGCCTGCGCCTCGCCGACGGCGCGCTCGGTCGGCTGTTCGAAGCGGTCGTCGATGTCGCGCTGGAAGACCGTGCGCTTGATAGCGCGGGGCTTGTCACCATATTGGCCCGGTCGGGTTTCGATTCGATGGCGAGCGAACTGCTTCGCGCCGATACCGTGCGGTTCAGCTTCACGAGCCGCGATGCGGACGAGGAGCAGGCCCGCGCCGACCTGGACGAGGCGATCGCGGTGCTCGCAGCGCGTCCTGCGGTCGATGCGGCACTGGCGCAGGCGACCGCCGCGGTGGCGGATCGCTTCACCGACGAAGCGTTCGCGCGGCAGGTGGCGTTGGTAAAAGAACGACAGGCACTCGAAGCACGACTTGCAAATCTCATGCTCGATGACAAAGAGCAGACTTGAGTATCCCGAGGGTAATTGATGGCTAAGTCCAACGGCGGCGGCAACAGCGGCGGCGACGATATGACGATCGACACGGGCGACGCGCCGCTGATCGACCTGAACGAAGGGTCGCTGAAGAAGCTCGTCGCGCGCGCGAAAAAGCGCGGGTACATCACCGTCGACCAGCTGAACGAAATGCTCCCACAGGACCAGATGTCCAGCGAGCAGATCGAAGACGTCATGTCGGCGTTGAACGACATGGGCATCAACGTCGTCGAGAATGAAGACGCCGGCGAGGATGAGCAGCAGGAGGAGGATTCCTCCGACGAGACGGAAGCGTCGGATGACGGCACCGATGGCAGCCAGACCTTCGAAGTCGCGAAGAAGAAGGAAACGGTCGATCGTACCGACGATCCCGTCCGCATGTACTTGCGCGAGATGGGGGCGGTCGAGCTGCTGTCGCGCGAGGGCGAGATCGCGATCGCGAAGCGGATCGAGGCCGGCCGCGACACGATGATCCTGGGGCTGTGCGAATCGCCGATCACCTTCAATGCCATCATCGGGTGGTCGACTGCGCTTAACGAAGGGACGATGCAGCTGCGCGAGATTCTGGATCTCGACGCCATGCTGTCGAAGGGCCCGTCGGCCGAGCAGGTCGAGGGCGCCGAGGAAGACGACAGCGGCGAGATCAGCGAGAAGACCGCCGGCGCCAGCTTCAAGGACGAGGAAGAGCCCGAAGAGGCGTCCGCGGACGAAGACGACGACATGACCGAGCGCCGCGCGCCGCGCCCCAGCGACGACGAGGACGAGGACAATACGCTCAGCCTCGCGCAGATGGAGGAGACGCTCAAGCCGCAGGCGCTGGAGAAGTTCGCCAACATCACCGCGATCTACAAGAAGTTCGCGAAGGTCCAGGAACAGCGCCTGGAAGCGATGGGC
The nucleotide sequence above comes from Roseomonas aeriglobus. Encoded proteins:
- a CDS encoding carbonic anhydrase → MTHFSDLVDGYYRFRGGEWLEERERWSELAAGQSPKVMIIACSDSRVDPATIFGSRPGEVFVVRNVAALVPPFDESGGLHGVSAALEFAVTKLKVEEILVLGHGACGGVNAALTQSLADAKPGEGGFVAEWIGLLDDAREKVVAQHGVSDAGQTALEQEGVRVSIENLKTFPFVQKGLEDGSLSIHGAVFAIADGKLRVLEGDDQFVPA
- the carA gene encoding glutamine-hydrolyzing carbamoyl-phosphate synthase small subunit codes for the protein MAAADPIAVPEGATGVLVLASGEVVWGRGFGAEGQAVGEVCFHTAMTGYQEIMTDPSFAGQMICFTFPHIGNVGANPDDVEADNPHALGMIVREDVTEPSNFRSAEHLDRWMKKHARIGLAGIDTRALTRRIRVGGAPNGVIAHSASGEFDVSLLQQMAREWPGLEGMDLAKAVTRETHGGWGEDRAGGVWRLGFGYDGEGHEVHTKAGFRPHVVAIDYGSKHNIFRNLVKAGAKVSVVPATATYDEIMALNPDGIFLSNGPGDPAATGEYAVPVIQQLLATTKPLFGICLGHQLLALAVGARTTKMFQGHRGANHPVKRLEDGAVEITSMNHGFAVERDSLPANARETHVSLFDGSNAGLELTDRKAFSVQYHPEASPGPQDSFYLFERFVSEARG
- the lipA gene encoding lipoyl synthase, producing MAISRAMNEMSPLARPERQRKPDWIRVKAPTSAGFAATRALMRSKSLTTVCEEAACPNIGECWSKKHATVMILGDTCTRACAFCNVKTGMPRKVDVNEPNNVADAAAQMGLNHIVITSVDRDDLPDGGASQFVKVIEAVRKANPTTTIEILTPDFRNKHEAAVEAIVAARPDVYNHNLETVPRLYPTIRPGARYYASLRLLESVKKLDPSIFTKSGIMLGLGEERLEVHQVMDDMRSADIDFLTMGQYLQPTPRHAKVQDFVTPAAFDAYAAIGRAKGFLLVASSPLTRSSYHAGDDFAKMRAAREAKLAKA
- a CDS encoding rhomboid family intramembrane serine protease; translation: MYLFRGAPATIAIAGITAIVSLIVTLFGLEQHAALYAGFMPARASLGFAGDVPGLFPVSLTPLSATLVHAGPLHLAFNLVTLVYCGIATERALGSRGVMILYLLGAYAACVAQWAVGPQSPVPMIGASGAASAIVGAYALLYGRQKTRDLGPLPGWLLHVLWLLAAWTVLNLAIGVLSAQAGMPIAAAAHIGGFLLGVLLCRPLLLWRWRGA
- the carB gene encoding carbamoyl-phosphate synthase large subunit, encoding MPKRTDISSILVIGAGPIIIGQACEFDYSGTQAIKALKEEGYRIVLVNSNPATIMTDPDLADATYVEPITPEVVAKIIEKERPDAVLPTMGGQTALNTALALFHDGTLEKFGVTMIGADAEAIDKAEDRQKFKEAMTKIGLESARSAIAHTLEEALEGLEFTGLPAVIRPSFTLGGTGGGIAYNREEFVEIVRKGLDLSPTTEVLIEESLLGWKEYEMEVVRDRADNAIIVCSIENIDPMGVHTGDSITVAPALTLTDKEYQIMRNASIAVLREIGVETGGSNVQFSVNPKDGRLIVIEMNPRVSRSSALASKATGFPIAKVAAKLAVGYTLDEITNDITGATPASFEPTIDYVVTKIPRFAFEKFKGAEATLGTAMKSVGEVMAIGRNIHESMQKALRGLETGLSGFNTVDRIAGRPREEIEAALAVATPDRLLVAAQALREGFTVAEVHAIAKFDPWFLERIAEIVEAEKEVCTNGLPIDAVGMRRLKAMGFSDKRLAWLALQSANLRGMQRGIARGSGLIHEAVKAMTGGVTEDEVREHRLKLGVRPVFKRIDTCAAEFDAKTPYMYSTYEAPSFGEPENEAMPSDRRKIVILGGGPNRIGQGIEFDYCCCHACFALADAGFETIMVNCNPETVSTDYDTSDRLYFEPLTAEDVLEILHVEQQSGELVGVIVQFGGQTPLNLAKALEAAGIPILGTSPDAIDLAEDRERFAALVAKLGLKQPANGIARSREEAIAVAERIGYPVLMRPSYVLGGRAMEVVDTVAQLDNYIQTAVQVSGDSPVLIDSYLRDAIEVDVDAICDGTDVVVAGVMQHIEEAGVHSGDSACTLPPYSLPADLIAEIERQADSLARALGVVGLMNIQFAVKDGVVYLIEVNPRASRTVPFVAKAVGSPIAKIASRVMAGEKLADLPKINTAQGHIAVKEAVFPFNRFPGVDPVLSPEMKSTGEVMGIDRDFDIAFAKAQLGAGTVLPKGGTVFVSVKDSDKPVVLPGVRILAEQGFTIIATGGTADYLLANGVTVEPVLKVAQGRPNIVDRIRDGDVALIFNTTEGWQSLKDSQDIRKSALAQKVPYFTTASASVAAAQAIAALARTSLEVRPLQAYYSQSHN
- a CDS encoding GatB/YqeY domain-containing protein, with the translated sequence MIRDDIKAAQIAAMKAGDKDSRNAISLIQAAIKNRDIEARTGKAPDSDDALVVEVLQRMVKQRRESIEMYEKGGRPELAAAEAAEVAVIERFLPAVMSDAETTAAIEAIKAEIGAAGMKDMGRVMAELKARHAANLDMAKASGLVKAALG
- a CDS encoding GIY-YIG nuclease family protein translates to MAFWTYILRCADGRHDTGHTDNLDGRIAEHDAGGYCDVTARRQPAMPVCFQDFPTRIEALEAELSISPWARKKKEALIAGDWAALSYWAKPPAERRSTSLGTNGGQDEAVSNHLFVPSKVEGPSYP
- the greA gene encoding transcription elongation factor GreA, coding for MATVEKMPMLAEGYEKLHADLKRLKEERPQIVDAIEEARAHGDLSENAEYHAAKERQGQIEASIADIEDKLSRAQIIDPKDLSGDKVVFGATVTLLDEDDKPIKYQIVGQTEADAKTGRISYNSPLGRALIGRKVDDEVEVSVPAGDRYYLVNKIEFI